From Acidobacteriota bacterium, a single genomic window includes:
- a CDS encoding HEAT repeat domain-containing protein produces MIGLCRSYAAPTTLLFLITLFAVPVSAQLKAPPTPSEDYTWWYVSLFVLVAALAGAVVWMLKSRSSAAETSKSEERKLKAKADADAWETGALDADRELEWYRQAKKATNAKKKNLARGLPQTSKVLKNRPEVSERKEFTEREIKEKLLHLQFSQLPISKLKKLELARPFSPLPLSNDDALMSAIEQTQDEYEEDEAVRELAVRILARFKTRNSVESLAQVALYDLSSNLRSKAVSVLADFDHESVFETMLLCCADPTREVRAAAARGLFRLSFDRSDAWTRIAETNEEFRMRQAARAAMEAELVLRSLDRLVHQDHKIAYEAFTLLALMIKTGETDELFDAVETHRDENVKLAFLRVIEVVGDDRVIPRLEKMLNQLMIPKEMKDRIEEVIASFELVAA; encoded by the coding sequence ATGATTGGACTCTGCAGGTCATACGCCGCCCCGACGACGCTTCTTTTCCTCATTACGCTGTTTGCCGTGCCGGTTTCGGCGCAACTTAAAGCTCCGCCGACACCGTCGGAAGATTACACGTGGTGGTATGTTTCGCTTTTCGTCCTGGTTGCCGCACTGGCCGGAGCGGTCGTTTGGATGCTCAAGAGCCGAAGTTCGGCGGCCGAAACCAGCAAATCAGAAGAGCGGAAATTGAAAGCCAAGGCAGACGCCGACGCTTGGGAAACCGGCGCGCTGGACGCAGACCGGGAACTCGAATGGTATCGCCAGGCTAAGAAGGCTACCAATGCCAAGAAGAAGAACCTGGCCCGCGGACTTCCGCAAACTTCAAAAGTGCTCAAGAATCGGCCGGAAGTCTCGGAGCGCAAGGAATTTACAGAGCGCGAAATCAAGGAAAAACTGCTCCATCTCCAGTTCTCGCAGCTGCCGATCTCGAAACTCAAGAAACTCGAACTCGCCCGACCGTTTTCGCCGTTGCCCCTCTCTAACGATGACGCCCTGATGAGCGCGATCGAACAGACGCAGGACGAATATGAAGAGGATGAAGCCGTTCGCGAACTTGCGGTTCGCATTCTGGCGCGCTTCAAGACCAGAAACTCGGTCGAATCGTTGGCCCAGGTAGCGCTTTACGATCTTTCGTCGAATCTTCGCTCGAAGGCGGTTTCGGTCCTTGCCGACTTTGACCACGAATCCGTCTTTGAAACGATGCTCCTTTGCTGTGCCGATCCGACGCGGGAAGTTCGCGCCGCGGCGGCTCGCGGTCTGTTCCGTCTGAGTTTCGACCGCTCCGACGCCTGGACGCGGATCGCCGAAACGAATGAAGAGTTCAGAATGCGCCAGGCTGCCCGCGCCGCAATGGAAGCCGAACTGGTTCTCAGATCGCTCGACCGGCTCGTCCATCAGGATCACAAGATTGCATATGAGGCATTCACATTGCTGGCGCTGATGATCAAGACCGGTGAAACCGATGAGCTCTTCGACGCCGTCGAGACGCATCGCGACGAAAACGTAAAACTCGCATTTCTTCGCGTCATCGAAGTCGTCGGCGACGATCGCGTCATTCCGCGTCTCGAGAAGATGCTGAACCAGTTGATGATCCCGAAGGAAATGAAAGACCGCATCGAAGAGGTTATCGCAAGCTTCGAATTGGTCGCGGCCTGA
- the groES gene encoding co-chaperone GroES — MATTIKPLHDRVIVKRIDESADKTAGGLFIPDSAKEKPQEGEVIAAGAGKYKENGERQPLDVKAGDRILFGKYSGSEIKIDGDEFLIMREDEILGIIERAGANAN; from the coding sequence ATGGCTACAACAATTAAACCTTTGCACGACAGAGTGATCGTCAAACGTATTGATGAGAGCGCGGACAAAACCGCCGGAGGACTTTTCATTCCGGATTCGGCCAAGGAAAAACCGCAGGAAGGCGAAGTGATCGCGGCCGGCGCCGGGAAATATAAGGAAAACGGCGAAAGGCAACCGCTTGACGTCAAAGCGGGCGACCGCATCCTGTTCGGCAAATACAGCGGGTCGGAGATCAAGATCGACGGCGATGAGTTCCTGATAATGCGCGAAGACGAAATCCTCGGGATCATCGAACGCGCCGGAGCGAACGCGAACTAG
- a CDS encoding HAD family phosphatase: MIKAILFDFNGVIIDDEPVQLTAYREILKADGIELTDDDYYACMGMDDLTFIRTNFARAGKEVTDERVAEINAAKTARWRELIAGEVPMIRGAEHFIHLASKDFALGIVSMAKREEIEFVLEKTGLLKWFSVIVSSEDISRHKPDPECFLKGFGLIDSYRIKEGHLPMVHGETLVIEDATQGIAAARAAGMKTLGITSAVSAEKLRAAGADAVSSDLRDWMPESVRRVFV, translated from the coding sequence ATGATCAAAGCAATACTTTTCGACTTTAACGGCGTTATCATCGACGACGAACCGGTTCAGTTGACGGCTTATCGGGAGATCCTGAAGGCCGACGGCATCGAGCTGACCGACGATGACTATTACGCCTGTATGGGAATGGACGATTTGACCTTCATCCGGACGAACTTCGCCCGTGCGGGCAAGGAAGTGACCGACGAACGGGTTGCCGAAATCAACGCCGCAAAGACGGCCCGATGGCGGGAACTGATTGCCGGGGAAGTCCCAATGATCCGCGGCGCCGAGCATTTCATTCATCTCGCGTCAAAGGACTTTGCGCTCGGGATCGTTTCGATGGCGAAACGTGAAGAGATCGAGTTCGTGCTCGAGAAGACGGGACTGTTGAAATGGTTTTCGGTGATCGTTTCGTCCGAAGACATTTCCCGGCATAAACCCGACCCTGAATGTTTTTTGAAGGGTTTCGGCCTGATCGACTCCTACCGGATAAAGGAAGGTCATTTGCCGATGGTCCACGGCGAGACGTTGGTCATTGAGGACGCGACGCAGGGAATCGCCGCCGCGCGCGCCGCCGGAATGAAAACGCTTGGGATCACGAGCGCGGTCTCGGCCGAAAAACTTCGAGCGGCCGGCGCCGACGCCGTTTCCTCCGACCTTCGTGACTGGATGCCCGAATCCGTTCGAAGAGTCTTTGTTTAG
- a CDS encoding FAD-binding oxidoreductase, protein MQVKTAEDGIEDYLIDASNMPGGHAERVFVPDTADEIAETLREANEKGIGVTVSGARTGTVGGAVPFGGWVISMERLNKIVEINKKDGFAIVQSAVVLSDLQRAVEAEGLFYPPDPTEWSCQIGGTIATNASGARSFKYGATRSFVRRLEIVLPDGETLTLRRGEVFSRDGFVELETNGGRAIRAKLPTYEQPDVRKNASGFVSGDKVDAIDLFIGSEGTLGVIVEAELALLPKPESFFSGIVFFESEENLLNFVAEARESSFRNRSAPTRDGSVSASLIEYFDDRALKFISEKFPDVPESARGAIFFEQETTAGTEDESLAEWNDLLEKHGADLERSWFTTTETDREKLRDFRHALPVAVNERIVRNKQKKIGTDMAVPDRNFASFLTFYKEKLEASGLEYVIFGHIADNHLHANMIPKNDEEAVRAKHLYGRFIAQSIMLGGTISAEHGIGKHKAKYLYVQYGERYLNEMAELKRAFDPKGLLGRGNMIDERFI, encoded by the coding sequence ATGCAGGTCAAGACCGCCGAGGACGGAATAGAGGACTATCTCATCGACGCGAGCAATATGCCCGGCGGCCACGCCGAGAGGGTTTTTGTTCCCGACACTGCCGACGAGATCGCCGAAACGCTCCGCGAGGCGAACGAGAAAGGGATCGGGGTAACGGTTTCGGGCGCACGAACGGGAACGGTCGGCGGCGCCGTGCCGTTCGGAGGTTGGGTCATTTCGATGGAACGACTCAACAAGATCGTCGAGATCAACAAAAAAGACGGTTTTGCGATCGTTCAGAGCGCGGTGGTTCTCAGCGATCTTCAGCGGGCGGTCGAGGCTGAAGGGCTGTTCTATCCGCCCGATCCGACCGAATGGAGTTGTCAGATCGGCGGCACGATCGCGACCAACGCTTCGGGCGCGCGGAGTTTCAAGTACGGCGCGACCCGAAGCTTCGTTCGCCGGCTTGAGATCGTCTTGCCTGACGGCGAAACCTTGACGCTCAGACGCGGCGAAGTCTTTTCACGCGACGGCTTCGTAGAACTCGAAACGAACGGCGGTCGAGCGATCAGGGCGAAGCTTCCGACCTATGAGCAACCGGACGTTCGAAAGAACGCGAGCGGCTTTGTTTCCGGAGACAAGGTCGACGCGATCGATCTGTTCATCGGATCCGAAGGTACGCTCGGCGTGATCGTCGAGGCGGAACTCGCGCTCTTGCCGAAACCCGAGTCGTTCTTCAGCGGGATCGTCTTTTTCGAAAGCGAAGAGAATCTCTTGAACTTTGTCGCCGAGGCCCGCGAATCTTCGTTTAGAAACCGGAGCGCCCCAACTCGCGATGGATCCGTTTCGGCATCGCTGATCGAATACTTTGACGACCGCGCGCTGAAGTTCATCTCCGAAAAGTTCCCGGACGTCCCCGAATCGGCGCGCGGGGCGATCTTTTTCGAACAGGAAACGACGGCCGGGACCGAGGACGAATCGCTCGCCGAGTGGAACGATCTGCTCGAAAAACACGGTGCCGATCTCGAACGCTCGTGGTTCACGACGACCGAAACGGACCGCGAAAAGCTTCGCGATTTCAGGCATGCGTTGCCGGTCGCGGTCAATGAAAGGATCGTTCGCAACAAACAGAAAAAGATCGGAACCGATATGGCTGTCCCCGATCGGAATTTTGCTTCGTTTCTCACGTTCTATAAGGAAAAACTCGAGGCGAGCGGGCTCGAATACGTCATCTTCGGCCACATCGCGGACAATCATCTGCACGCCAATATGATCCCGAAGAACGACGAAGAGGCGGTGCGCGCGAAACATCTTTACGGCCGGTTTATCGCCCAGTCGATAATGCTCGGCGGCACGATATCCGCCGAACACGGCATCGGCAAACACAAGGCGAAGTATCTTTATGTGCAGTACGGCGAGCGATATCTGAACGAAATGGCGGAACTGAAACGTGCCTTCGATCCGAAAGGCCTACTCGGCCGCGGCAATATGATCGACGAGAGGTTCATATAG
- a CDS encoding phosphoribosylaminoimidazolesuccinocarboxamide synthase, whose product MSATGPVSETNIGTLELVHRGKVRDVYAVDEDRLLLVATDRISAFDCIMPTPVPDKGAILSAMSLFWFRFLESVTDHHVVSGEFEEMPQSVRQHEELRGRSTLVVRTKVFPVECVVRGYLEGSGWKDYLATGSVCGHKLPEGLKQCARLPEPLFTPATKAVEGHDENIDEVEFARIVGAETALRLKELSLAIYKKASDYAISRGIIIADTKFEFGLDEAGRILLIDEVLTPDSSRFWSSETYEPGHSQPSFDKQFLREYLESLDWNKQPPAPALPDAIVTATRERYLQAYRLITGRNLG is encoded by the coding sequence ATGTCGGCTACAGGTCCAGTTTCGGAAACAAATATCGGCACGCTCGAGCTCGTTCACCGCGGTAAGGTTCGCGATGTTTACGCCGTCGACGAGGATCGCCTTCTGCTGGTCGCGACGGATCGAATCTCGGCGTTCGACTGCATAATGCCGACGCCCGTTCCCGATAAAGGCGCGATCCTCTCGGCGATGTCGCTTTTCTGGTTCAGATTTCTTGAATCGGTGACCGATCATCACGTGGTCAGCGGCGAATTCGAGGAGATGCCGCAAAGCGTACGGCAACACGAGGAACTCCGTGGTCGTTCGACGCTCGTCGTCAGGACCAAGGTCTTTCCCGTCGAATGCGTTGTTCGCGGATATCTCGAGGGTTCCGGATGGAAGGATTATCTCGCAACCGGATCCGTCTGCGGCCACAAGCTTCCCGAAGGCCTGAAACAGTGCGCCCGTTTGCCCGAGCCGCTTTTCACGCCGGCGACGAAGGCTGTCGAGGGCCACGACGAGAATATCGATGAAGTCGAGTTTGCCCGAATCGTCGGCGCTGAAACCGCGTTGCGGCTGAAGGAACTTTCGCTCGCGATCTATAAGAAAGCGAGCGACTACGCGATCTCGCGCGGGATCATCATCGCCGACACGAAGTTCGAATTCGGTTTGGACGAGGCTGGCCGGATCCTTCTGATCGACGAAGTTCTAACGCCCGATTCGTCGCGCTTCTGGTCATCGGAAACGTACGAGCCCGGACATTCGCAGCCGTCGTTCGACAAGCAGTTCTTGCGCGAGTATCTCGAGTCTTTGGATTGGAACAAACAACCGCCGGCGCCCGCTCTGCCCGATGCGATAGTCACCGCCACAAGGGAACGGTACCTTCAGGCGTACCGTCTCATTACCGGCAGAAATCTTGGTTGA
- a CDS encoding MOSC domain-containing protein — protein sequence MFISEINVFPVKSLRGTGRETALVERRGLANDRRWMIVDVENRFLSQREFPKMARITTDLTDAGLILGFEGKRIRAPFAAADSKRETVAVWNDRCPAEVAGVEINEWLSDILEARCRLVRMPDDSVRPVDAAYAIRADDRVSFADGFPFLLIGESSLGDLNSRLETPVPMDRFRPNLVVSGAEAFAEDDWRRIRIGETVFHVVKPCSRCVITTIDQAEGVKTGVEPLRTLAEFRTFERNGAKKILFGQNLIAENVGGSLRVGDRVEVVE from the coding sequence ATGTTCATATCCGAAATAAATGTCTTTCCCGTCAAATCGCTGCGCGGGACCGGTCGCGAAACGGCTCTCGTCGAGCGCCGCGGACTTGCCAACGACCGGCGCTGGATGATCGTCGATGTGGAAAATCGGTTTCTGTCGCAACGCGAGTTTCCGAAAATGGCGAGGATCACGACCGATCTGACGGACGCCGGGTTGATTCTCGGGTTTGAAGGCAAAAGGATCCGCGCGCCGTTTGCGGCGGCCGATTCGAAACGTGAAACGGTCGCGGTCTGGAACGATCGGTGCCCGGCTGAAGTCGCCGGCGTCGAGATCAACGAATGGCTTTCGGATATTCTGGAAGCACGTTGCCGACTCGTGCGTATGCCGGACGATTCCGTGCGCCCGGTCGATGCGGCTTACGCGATTCGCGCCGACGACCGGGTTTCTTTCGCGGACGGATTTCCGTTTTTGCTGATCGGCGAATCGTCTCTTGGCGATCTGAACTCGAGACTCGAAACTCCGGTCCCGATGGATCGGTTCCGGCCGAACCTGGTCGTTTCCGGCGCCGAGGCGTTTGCCGAAGATGATTGGAGGAGAATAAGGATAGGCGAAACGGTCTTTCACGTGGTAAAACCCTGCTCGCGATGTGTGATTACAACGATCGACCAAGCCGAGGGCGTCAAGACCGGAGTCGAGCCGCTGCGAACGCTCGCGGAGTTCCGGACTTTCGAGCGTAACGGCGCGAAGAAGATCTTGTTTGGGCAAAATCTGATCGCCGAGAACGTCGGCGGGAGTCTGAGAGTCGGCGATCGGGTCGAGGTTGTCGAATAG
- a CDS encoding vanadium-dependent haloperoxidase, producing the protein MEDRESFAVAESSDKPNRRKFLGNLGKSAIAAAAAGAIVPFIDKTAGISAQRPIEGSFYHQRSQACYQFRVNAARANFQPIPPLFSRPGNGDEERYPNRIGSYSKGLPHQSNGEVDPAAYNAFLNAMRTGTPALFEQIPLGGDRKLTNPQAGFAFDLEGKDAFSLIQPPPPAFASREIGAEIAENYWMALLRDVPFSDYSTNPVANAAAADLTLFGADFKGAKTNGGQVTTDLLFRGLTPGDQVGPYLSQYFYLPCFFGANEISQKIRTVVGGQNYMTDFASWLSVQNGVSPSQGDAFDPTPRYMRNGRDIGQWVHIDVLFQGYFQAFLVLAGTLGAAFDAGNPYSNSATQQGFATFGGPHIATLLCEVSTRALKAVWNQKWIVHRRLRPEVFAARIDRALYHKAAYPIQAEILNSLSTNSRLGGYMTPGNALLPMAFPEGSPTHPAYGAGHATVAGACVTILKAWFDESAVIPNPVMPDQNGQFLTPYVGPSLTVGGELNKIASNVALGRNIAGVHWRSDGTESLKLGEAVAIGVLKDQKACYNEQFAGFSLTKFDGTTVTV; encoded by the coding sequence ATGGAAGATCGTGAATCATTTGCGGTTGCGGAATCGTCCGACAAACCGAATCGGCGAAAGTTCCTCGGCAATTTGGGAAAATCCGCGATAGCTGCCGCTGCGGCTGGCGCGATCGTGCCGTTCATCGACAAGACTGCGGGGATTTCGGCGCAGCGCCCGATCGAAGGTTCGTTCTACCATCAAAGGTCACAAGCTTGCTATCAGTTTCGGGTGAATGCAGCGAGGGCGAATTTCCAGCCGATCCCGCCGCTTTTCAGTCGTCCGGGCAACGGTGACGAAGAACGCTACCCAAATCGGATCGGCAGTTACTCGAAGGGATTGCCGCATCAGTCCAACGGCGAGGTCGATCCCGCGGCGTATAACGCTTTTCTGAACGCGATGCGCACGGGAACTCCGGCGCTGTTCGAGCAGATACCTCTAGGCGGCGACCGCAAACTGACCAACCCGCAGGCCGGATTTGCATTCGATCTCGAAGGCAAAGACGCTTTTTCCTTGATTCAACCGCCCCCGCCGGCGTTTGCGAGCCGCGAGATCGGCGCCGAGATCGCCGAGAATTACTGGATGGCGCTTCTGCGCGACGTGCCGTTTTCGGATTATTCGACGAATCCTGTCGCGAACGCCGCGGCCGCGGATCTGACGCTTTTCGGCGCGGATTTCAAGGGTGCGAAGACGAACGGCGGCCAGGTGACGACCGATCTATTGTTTCGAGGACTTACTCCCGGTGACCAGGTCGGACCGTATCTCTCGCAGTATTTCTATCTGCCGTGCTTTTTCGGCGCCAACGAGATCAGCCAGAAGATCCGAACCGTGGTCGGCGGCCAGAACTATATGACCGATTTCGCGAGCTGGCTGAGCGTCCAAAACGGCGTCTCGCCGTCTCAGGGCGACGCTTTTGACCCGACGCCGCGATATATGCGAAACGGGCGCGACATCGGACAATGGGTCCATATCGACGTCTTGTTTCAAGGTTATTTTCAGGCGTTCTTGGTTCTTGCGGGCACGCTTGGCGCCGCCTTTGACGCCGGAAACCCATATTCGAATTCGGCGACGCAGCAGGGCTTCGCAACATTCGGCGGACCGCATATCGCGACGTTGCTGTGCGAGGTCTCGACGCGTGCCCTGAAAGCCGTCTGGAACCAGAAATGGATCGTTCATCGGAGACTTCGTCCCGAAGTATTTGCGGCCCGGATCGATCGCGCCCTTTATCACAAAGCCGCGTATCCGATACAGGCGGAAATTCTGAATTCGCTTTCCACAAACTCGCGGCTTGGCGGGTATATGACGCCCGGAAACGCGCTGCTGCCGATGGCTTTTCCGGAAGGCAGTCCGACGCATCCTGCTTACGGCGCCGGACATGCGACCGTCGCCGGCGCATGCGTGACCATCTTGAAGGCTTGGTTTGACGAGTCTGCGGTCATTCCCAATCCGGTTATGCCGGATCAGAACGGACAGTTCCTGACCCCGTACGTCGGCCCTTCGCTGACTGTCGGCGGCGAGTTGAACAAGATCGCTTCGAACGTCGCGCTCGGACGGAACATCGCCGGGGTTCACTGGCGTTCCGACGGCACCGAATCTCTGAAACTCGGCGAAGCGGTCGCCATCGGTGTTCTGAAGGATCAAAAAGCCTGCTACAACGAGCAGTTCGCGGGTTTCAGCCTGACGAAGTTCGACGGCACGACCGTCACGGTTTGA
- the uvrB gene encoding excinuclease ABC subunit UvrB, translating into MKFRLISENQPKGDQPAAIRQIVEALNDGTRNQVLLGITGSGKTFTIANVIDQVQRPTLVLAHNKTLAAQLYQEFKSFFPENSVEYFVSYYDYYQPEAYVPASDLYIEKEATINDEIDRLRLSATRALFERRDVIVVASVSCIYGLGDPDAYYGMLLFVEPGQQMKREDLLRKLVELQYERAEINFERGNFRVRGDIVEIYPSYQDMAYRIEFWGDEIDAVYTIDPLLGEVKQKHETRLPIYPKTHYVMSPGTIKRALKTIKEELVWWEEELIKQGKLVESQRLHQRTMYDLEMIKEMGFCHGIENYSRHLTGKKPGEPPPTLLHYLPENAIVVIDESHQTVPQLGAMYKGDQSRKGTLVEYGFRLPSAKDNRPLCFEEFEAMRGQTIYVSATPGDYELRQTEGEVIEQIIRPTGLLDPKVEIRPVRGQIDDLLHECRVRAERNERVLVTTLTKKMAENLSEYFAEVGVRVTYLHSDIDTLERIRILRDLRRGEFDVLVGINLLREGLDLPEVSLVAILDADKEGFLRSERSLIQTMGRAARNAGGIAILYADKITDSMRRAIEETERRRTVQEEYNTEHGITPTTIVKSIESTLVTAYEADYFKVPLELDAYDEYSPKQIKETIAGLEREMREAAKEMKFEHAAEVRDKLKYLRDRQLQMS; encoded by the coding sequence GTGAAATTTCGTCTTATTTCTGAAAATCAGCCCAAAGGCGATCAGCCGGCGGCGATCAGGCAAATCGTCGAAGCGCTCAACGACGGCACGAGGAATCAGGTGCTTCTCGGAATTACCGGCAGCGGCAAAACGTTCACGATCGCCAACGTCATCGATCAGGTCCAACGTCCGACCCTGGTCCTTGCGCACAACAAAACGCTCGCGGCGCAGCTATACCAAGAGTTCAAGAGCTTTTTCCCGGAAAACTCGGTCGAGTATTTCGTTTCTTATTACGATTATTACCAGCCGGAAGCATACGTTCCGGCGTCCGACCTGTACATCGAAAAGGAAGCGACGATCAACGACGAAATCGATCGGTTGCGGCTGAGCGCGACCCGCGCGCTCTTCGAACGTCGCGACGTTATCGTTGTCGCGTCCGTTTCCTGCATCTATGGTCTCGGGGATCCCGACGCTTACTACGGAATGCTCTTGTTCGTTGAGCCCGGCCAGCAGATGAAACGCGAAGATCTGCTCCGCAAACTCGTCGAACTTCAGTACGAACGGGCCGAGATCAACTTCGAACGCGGCAACTTTCGGGTCCGCGGCGACATCGTCGAGATATATCCGAGCTACCAGGATATGGCGTACCGGATCGAGTTCTGGGGCGACGAGATCGATGCCGTGTACACGATCGATCCGCTGCTCGGCGAGGTCAAACAAAAACACGAAACACGCCTGCCGATCTATCCGAAGACGCATTATGTGATGTCGCCCGGGACGATCAAGCGCGCGCTCAAAACGATCAAAGAGGAGCTTGTCTGGTGGGAAGAGGAACTCATCAAACAGGGAAAACTCGTCGAGTCCCAACGATTGCACCAGCGGACGATGTACGATCTCGAGATGATCAAGGAAATGGGATTCTGCCACGGGATCGAGAATTATTCGCGCCATCTGACCGGCAAGAAACCGGGCGAACCGCCGCCGACGCTGCTTCACTATCTTCCGGAGAATGCGATCGTCGTCATCGACGAGTCGCACCAGACCGTCCCTCAGCTCGGTGCGATGTACAAGGGCGACCAATCGCGCAAAGGCACGCTCGTCGAATACGGGTTCAGATTGCCGTCGGCGAAGGACAATCGTCCGCTGTGTTTCGAAGAGTTCGAGGCGATGCGCGGACAGACGATCTATGTTTCGGCCACGCCGGGCGATTACGAGTTGCGGCAGACCGAAGGCGAAGTCATCGAACAGATCATCCGGCCCACGGGCCTTCTTGATCCGAAGGTTGAGATCCGTCCCGTTCGTGGACAGATCGACGACCTTTTGCACGAATGCCGCGTTCGGGCCGAACGCAACGAGCGCGTCCTCGTCACCACGCTGACCAAGAAAATGGCCGAGAATTTGTCCGAGTACTTTGCCGAGGTCGGCGTGCGCGTCACCTATCTGCATTCGGACATCGACACGCTCGAGCGAATCCGGATCCTGCGCGACCTGCGCCGCGGCGAGTTTGACGTGCTGGTCGGCATCAATCTTTTGCGCGAGGGTCTCGACCTGCCTGAAGTATCGCTCGTCGCGATCCTCGACGCCGACAAGGAGGGTTTTCTTCGGAGCGAACGTTCGCTGATCCAGACGATGGGCCGCGCCGCGCGCAACGCCGGCGGAATAGCGATCCTTTACGCCGACAAGATCACCGATTCGATGCGCCGCGCGATCGAAGAGACCGAGCGCCGCCGAACGGTGCAGGAAGAATACAACACCGAACACGGGATCACGCCGACGACCATCGTCAAATCGATCGAATCGACGCTCGTCACGGCGTATGAGGCGGATTATTTCAAGGTGCCGCTTGAACTCGACGCGTACGATGAATACTCGCCGAAACAGATCAAGGAGACGATCGCCGGGCTCGAACGCGAGATGCGCGAGGCGGCGAAAGAGATGAAATTCGAACACGCGGCGGAAGTCCGCGACAAGCTCAAGTATCTGCGCGACCGGCAACTGCAGATGTCGTGA
- a CDS encoding serine/threonine protein kinase, whose amino-acid sequence MENTVINNRYRVLRQIGSGGFGFTFLGEDLGFPHRPKCVIKHLRPQSRDAASLALAGELFQQEAETLYRLGRHPSIPALIAHFCERGEFFLVQEFIEGHTLDREFLGGKRYDQHELIQFLGQILEILSFVHGERVIHRDVKPANIIRRASEGSFALIDFGAVKQVNSAAGERSVAIGSHGYMPVEQMAGNPNFSSDLFALGLVGIEGLSGVKPLDIPKDPATLEFQWTTRAALSPDVREFVSRLVRRDARERFVSAKEALAALNSVAAHTGFFHGRRSTSIPAAPILIQTPVETPPTVIVSPTQRLMRPPIAGTAQVANDAGNRNLTRIVLGFGTVALLFLTLHFAGVGSRQSATVKGRAPAPDAQTQPAAEVSSVDVYNEALEQGREAQAKETVATTRFEWEEIANKYRRAYLLLSSVERDHPRFADAQPLIERFKQESERARQKSQRSPAN is encoded by the coding sequence ATGGAAAACACAGTCATCAACAATCGCTACCGCGTCCTGCGGCAGATCGGGTCGGGCGGATTCGGGTTCACATTCCTCGGTGAGGATCTTGGATTTCCGCATCGGCCGAAATGCGTCATCAAGCATCTCCGTCCGCAGTCGCGCGACGCGGCGTCGCTCGCGCTTGCGGGCGAACTTTTTCAACAAGAGGCCGAGACTCTTTACCGGCTCGGACGCCATCCGAGCATTCCCGCGCTGATCGCGCATTTCTGCGAACGCGGCGAGTTCTTTCTGGTTCAGGAGTTTATAGAGGGACACACGCTCGACCGCGAGTTTCTCGGCGGCAAGCGCTACGATCAGCACGAATTGATACAGTTTCTCGGACAGATTCTCGAGATCCTCTCATTTGTTCACGGCGAGCGCGTTATCCATCGCGACGTGAAGCCGGCGAACATCATCCGTCGCGCGTCGGAGGGAAGTTTCGCGCTGATCGACTTCGGCGCCGTCAAGCAGGTCAATTCCGCGGCCGGAGAGCGATCGGTTGCGATCGGTTCTCACGGATATATGCCGGTCGAACAAATGGCCGGAAATCCGAACTTCAGCAGCGATCTGTTCGCGCTCGGACTTGTTGGGATCGAAGGACTCTCGGGCGTCAAGCCGCTCGATATTCCGAAAGATCCCGCGACCCTCGAATTTCAATGGACGACACGCGCCGCGCTTTCGCCGGACGTTCGGGAATTCGTCTCAAGACTTGTCCGGCGCGATGCTCGCGAACGCTTCGTCTCGGCGAAAGAGGCGTTGGCCGCGCTCAACTCGGTAGCGGCGCACACCGGTTTTTTTCACGGTCGCCGCAGCACCTCAATTCCGGCTGCCCCGATTCTGATCCAAACGCCGGTCGAAACCCCGCCGACGGTGATCGTTTCGCCGACACAGCGCTTGATGCGGCCGCCCATTGCGGGCACAGCGCAAGTTGCGAACGACGCCGGAAACCGCAATCTGACGCGCATTGTTTTGGGTTTCGGAACGGTCGCCCTGTTGTTTTTGACGCTCCATTTCGCGGGCGTCGGCTCGCGCCAATCGGCGACCGTCAAAGGGCGCGCGCCGGCTCCTGATGCGCAGACTCAACCGGCGGCCGAGGTTTCTTCTGTCGATGTTTACAACGAAGCGCTCGAGCAGGGAAGGGAGGCGCAGGCGAAGGAAACGGTCGCAACGACCCGATTCGAATGGGAGGAGATCGCGAACAAATACCGCCGCGCTTATCTGTTGCTAAGTTCGGTCGAACGGGATCATCCGCGCTTTGCCGACGCCCAGCCGCTGATCGAGCGCTTCAAACAGGAATCCGAACGAGCGCGGCAGAAGTCGCAACGCTCCCCGGCAAACTGA